Proteins from a single region of Pseudodesulfovibrio portus:
- a CDS encoding DVU_1557 family redox protein — MSVIQVPEADAGQWRCATCDEELALRPVELEYLDSLFNVALPACPKCGMVLIPENLALGKMNQVEHLLEDK; from the coding sequence ATGAGCGTGATACAGGTTCCCGAGGCCGATGCCGGCCAGTGGCGGTGCGCAACCTGCGACGAGGAGCTGGCCCTGCGGCCTGTGGAATTGGAATACCTCGACTCGCTGTTCAACGTGGCCCTGCCTGCCTGCCCCAAGTGCGGCATGGTTCTCATTCCGGAGAACCTCGCTTTGGGCAAGATGAACCAGGTCGAGCATCTCCTGGAGGACAAGTAG
- a CDS encoding XdhC family protein, whose protein sequence is MKNFVRSVCRLIDRNEPFALATVVESSGSTPRSSGAKMAVRRDGSIIGTVGGGLAEALACKNCRAMLEAGNGAAHLMFVDMTQELAADSDMICGGGLSILLETVEPDGLCAAAYRELDGLLRRGVRSVLSTRYEETDVWRAVNHMVLKDAEETEPRFENRGVNMLFLEPFIPPAPLYIFGAGHVSLFTARVGAMVGFRTVVLDDRADFANKDRFPEADEVVVLSSFDGCFDGLDVDEDAFIVVVTRGHLHDRNVLAEALRTKAGYVGMIGSSKKRDKIYASLLDDGFTQADIDRCHCPIGLTIGAQTPEEIAVSIVGELIKARSGAGA, encoded by the coding sequence ATGAAGAATTTTGTGCGTTCCGTCTGCCGGTTGATTGACCGGAATGAACCCTTTGCCCTGGCCACCGTGGTGGAGAGCTCCGGCTCCACGCCGCGCTCCTCGGGTGCCAAGATGGCCGTGCGCCGGGACGGTTCCATCATCGGCACCGTGGGCGGCGGGCTGGCCGAGGCCCTGGCCTGCAAGAATTGTCGGGCCATGCTGGAAGCCGGGAACGGGGCCGCGCATCTGATGTTCGTGGACATGACCCAGGAACTGGCCGCCGACTCGGACATGATCTGCGGCGGCGGGCTGTCCATATTGCTGGAGACCGTGGAACCGGACGGACTGTGCGCCGCCGCCTACCGGGAGCTGGACGGATTGCTGCGCAGGGGCGTCCGTTCGGTCCTGTCCACGCGATACGAGGAGACCGATGTGTGGCGGGCCGTGAACCATATGGTCCTCAAGGACGCCGAAGAAACTGAGCCGCGCTTCGAGAACCGGGGCGTGAACATGTTGTTCCTCGAGCCATTTATCCCGCCTGCGCCGCTTTATATCTTCGGTGCCGGGCACGTGTCCCTGTTTACTGCGCGCGTGGGGGCCATGGTCGGGTTTCGCACGGTGGTCCTCGACGACCGGGCGGATTTTGCCAACAAGGACCGTTTCCCGGAAGCGGACGAGGTGGTGGTGCTGTCGTCCTTTGACGGGTGCTTCGACGGCCTCGACGTGGACGAAGACGCGTTCATCGTCGTGGTCACGCGGGGCCATCTGCACGACCGCAACGTGCTGGCCGAGGCGCTCAGGACCAAGGCCGGGTACGTGGGCATGATCGGCAGCAGCAAGAAACGCGACAAGATTTACGCATCGCTGCTGGACGACGGTTTCACCCAGGCTGATATCGACCGCTGCCATTGTCCCATCGGCCTGACCATCGGCGCGCAGACGCCCGAGGAGATCGCGGTTTCCATTGTCGGCGAATTGATCAAGGCCCGATCGGGAGCAGGTGCATGA
- a CDS encoding DVU_1553 family AMP-dependent CoA ligase, translating to MALPVLDQWLVRRMGRADKLPPSKDALREWQLARLRTLIAHAQANSSFYARSLSGVDPASIRSPEDFSRLPTVSPDDLREQPERFLCVSQDDIARVVTLQSSGTTGQPKRVFHTRDDLEATADYFDWGMRNLVGPGQTALVLMPGERPGGVGRLLVDALSRSGARAVAHGVLEDAGAGVDHLLAEEASCIVGPPAHVHLLAREWERRRLPAGTVCSVLLCWDSVPDALADNVERIFGCRVFRHWGMIETGLGGAVECAPGSGLHLREADVFLEIVDPETGSLVPDGEFGEMVVTSVLKLGMPLIRYRTGDRGCILPGPCRCGSPLRRLDPHVRRLAAGVAVGTGLLRLEELNEALYAVEGLSDFSARLSGRTLHVLVCGGNGVGERAKRALASLPVIALGVTENVLQIDIEMKNDAAPALPGLGKRRIVIDREL from the coding sequence GTGGCTCTGCCTGTCCTTGACCAATGGCTCGTCCGGCGCATGGGCCGGGCGGACAAGCTTCCTCCTTCAAAGGATGCACTGCGCGAGTGGCAGCTTGCGAGGTTGCGGACGCTGATCGCTCATGCGCAGGCGAACAGCTCCTTTTATGCGCGGAGCCTGTCAGGCGTGGACCCGGCATCCATACGGTCCCCGGAGGATTTTTCCCGGTTGCCCACGGTATCGCCCGACGACCTGCGCGAGCAGCCGGAACGGTTTCTGTGTGTGTCGCAGGACGACATTGCGCGGGTCGTGACCCTGCAAAGCTCGGGCACCACCGGGCAGCCCAAGCGCGTGTTCCATACCCGTGACGACCTTGAGGCCACTGCCGATTATTTTGACTGGGGCATGCGCAATCTGGTCGGGCCGGGGCAGACCGCGTTGGTGCTCATGCCGGGGGAACGTCCCGGCGGGGTAGGGCGGTTGCTGGTGGACGCGCTTTCCCGTTCCGGCGCGCGCGCCGTGGCCCATGGCGTCCTGGAGGATGCCGGAGCCGGGGTGGACCACCTGCTCGCCGAGGAAGCGTCCTGCATCGTCGGGCCGCCCGCCCACGTCCATCTGCTCGCCCGCGAGTGGGAGCGGCGGAGATTGCCCGCAGGCACGGTTTGCTCGGTCCTGCTCTGTTGGGACTCGGTTCCGGATGCGCTGGCCGACAACGTGGAGCGGATTTTCGGCTGTCGAGTGTTCCGGCACTGGGGCATGATCGAGACCGGGCTGGGCGGGGCAGTGGAGTGTGCGCCGGGATCGGGCCTGCACCTGCGCGAGGCCGACGTGTTCCTCGAGATTGTCGATCCGGAAACCGGGAGCCTTGTGCCTGACGGGGAGTTCGGCGAAATGGTCGTCACTTCGGTGCTCAAGCTCGGCATGCCGCTCATCCGCTACCGGACCGGCGACCGGGGGTGCATCCTGCCCGGCCCTTGCCGTTGCGGCAGCCCCTTGCGGCGGCTTGATCCGCATGTGCGCCGGTTGGCGGCCGGCGTTGCCGTCGGCACGGGCCTGCTCCGACTCGAAGAGCTGAACGAGGCGTTGTACGCCGTGGAAGGTTTGAGTGATTTTTCGGCGCGCCTGTCCGGGCGGACGCTCCATGTGCTGGTATGCGGCGGAAACGGCGTGGGGGAGCGCGCGAAGCGTGCGCTTGCCTCTTTGCCCGTCATCGCTCTGGGTGTTACGGAAAATGTGCTGCAAATCGATATTGAAATGAAAAATGACGCTGCTCCGGCCTTACCTGGGCTCGGGAAGCGGCGGATAGTGATTGATAGGGAGTTGTGA
- a CDS encoding DVU_1555 family C-GCAxxG-C-C protein, translating to MFDDTGLLLMELAGKGYCCSQIMVLLALDEMGRENPDLTRAAAGLCNGLGDCSGPCGVYTGASLVLGLYAGKGMDMEESDDKLPLMLEELREWFVAATEQYGGITCGAILDRECGQPDKKRCSGLLADTFAQLRTILADNGFDLSEGRDDA from the coding sequence ATGTTTGATGATACCGGATTGCTGCTGATGGAATTGGCCGGAAAGGGATATTGCTGCAGCCAGATAATGGTTTTGCTGGCCCTGGACGAAATGGGCCGCGAGAACCCTGACCTGACGCGGGCGGCTGCCGGGCTGTGCAACGGTCTGGGCGATTGCTCCGGGCCGTGCGGGGTGTATACGGGCGCGTCCCTCGTGTTGGGCCTGTACGCGGGCAAGGGCATGGACATGGAGGAGAGCGACGACAAGCTGCCTCTCATGCTTGAGGAGTTGCGCGAGTGGTTCGTCGCGGCGACGGAACAGTATGGCGGCATCACCTGCGGAGCCATTCTGGACCGGGAGTGCGGCCAGCCCGACAAGAAGCGTTGCAGCGGGCTCTTGGCCGATACCTTTGCCCAGCTCAGGACAATTCTGGCCGATAACGGTTTCGATCTCTCCGAGGGGCGCGACGACGCATGA
- the trsS gene encoding radical SAM (seleno)protein TrsS: protein MSRLPRSVCPVCLRPIPAHHEMQGGSVFLVKSCPDHGIFRTIVWRGQPDFQDWSRPKVPSFPKTPFSRVEQGCPLDCGLCDGHLQHTCTAVMEITWRCDLGCPVCFASSGGSAPPDPTVDEMGRLFDRVFEASGHCNVQLSGGEPTVRDDLPDLIRLGKAKGFPFIQLNTNGLRIGREHGYAEVLADAGLDSVFLQFDGTADSIYSTLRGRPLLDTKLAAVEALFRAGIGIVLVPTVVPGVNDHDLGAILRLAAEQSPGVRGVHFQPVSYFGRYPRSPSDEQRITLPELMRLLEKQTGGAVRARDFLPPGCEHSHCSFHANYVVAEDGGLDKLSAGGTCGCTPRPASEGADKAKAFVKRQWAAPDKTLPMADAPDALDAFISRAATHTLAVSAMAFQDAWTLDLERLKGCCIHVVSPDGRLIPFCAYNLTSMDGETLYRGKCGSACP, encoded by the coding sequence ATGAGCCGGTTACCGCGAAGCGTATGCCCTGTTTGCCTGCGCCCCATTCCGGCACATCACGAGATGCAGGGCGGCAGCGTTTTTCTGGTCAAGAGCTGCCCGGATCACGGGATTTTCCGGACCATTGTCTGGCGCGGCCAGCCGGATTTTCAGGATTGGTCGCGGCCCAAGGTGCCGTCTTTCCCGAAAACACCTTTTTCCCGTGTGGAGCAAGGGTGCCCCCTGGATTGCGGTCTGTGCGACGGACACCTCCAGCACACCTGCACGGCCGTCATGGAAATCACCTGGCGTTGCGACCTGGGCTGCCCGGTCTGCTTCGCCTCGTCCGGCGGGTCGGCCCCGCCCGATCCCACGGTGGACGAGATGGGCCGCCTCTTCGACCGGGTGTTCGAGGCGTCCGGCCATTGCAACGTCCAGCTTTCCGGTGGGGAACCCACGGTGCGCGACGACCTGCCCGACCTGATCCGGCTGGGCAAGGCCAAGGGATTCCCCTTTATCCAGCTCAACACCAACGGCCTGCGCATCGGGCGGGAACACGGCTATGCCGAGGTCCTTGCCGATGCGGGGTTGGATTCCGTTTTCCTGCAATTCGACGGTACCGCGGATTCCATTTATTCGACCCTGCGCGGCAGGCCGCTTCTCGACACCAAGCTGGCCGCCGTCGAGGCGCTGTTCCGTGCGGGAATCGGCATCGTGCTGGTACCCACGGTGGTGCCGGGGGTGAACGACCATGACCTCGGCGCGATCCTGCGCCTGGCGGCGGAGCAATCGCCAGGGGTGCGAGGCGTGCATTTTCAGCCGGTGAGCTACTTCGGTCGCTATCCCCGGTCTCCTTCGGACGAGCAGCGCATCACCCTGCCCGAACTGATGCGGCTGTTGGAGAAGCAGACCGGGGGCGCGGTGCGGGCGCGGGACTTCCTGCCGCCGGGGTGCGAGCACTCCCATTGCTCCTTTCACGCCAATTACGTGGTGGCCGAGGACGGCGGCCTCGACAAGCTGTCGGCGGGCGGCACATGCGGCTGCACGCCGCGTCCGGCGTCCGAGGGCGCGGACAAGGCCAAGGCGTTCGTCAAGCGCCAGTGGGCTGCGCCGGACAAGACGTTGCCCATGGCGGACGCGCCGGACGCGCTCGACGCCTTTATCAGCCGGGCGGCCACGCACACCCTGGCCGTGTCGGCCATGGCCTTTCAGGACGCCTGGACCCTCGACCTCGAACGGCTCAAGGGGTGCTGCATTCACGTGGTGTCGCCCGACGGTCGGCTGATTCCCTTTTGCGCCTACAACCTGACGTCCATGGACGGCGAAACCCTGTACCGGGGGAAATGTGGCTCTGCCTGTCCTTGA
- a CDS encoding molybdopterin-dependent aldehyde oxidoreductase, translated as MIKLNLTVNGAPKQVICDKDETLANVLRENLGFTSVKVGCGTGQCGSCSVIVDDKLVRSCSMKMGRVKDGATVLTTEGIGTPDNLHPIQVSWIANGGAQCGFCTPGFIVSTYALIKSNPSPTRDDIRDWFQKYRNACRCTGYKQLVDAVMDAAAVMRGDKPLDDLLFKIPEDGRIWGSKYPRPTAVAKVTGTLDYGADLGIKMPAETLKCALVQAEVSHAKILSIDTSEAEKMPGVEKVVTHKDVKGKNRITGLITFPSNKGDGWDRPILCDEKVFQYGDAIAIVCADTEKHAKEAAAKVKVELERLPEYMSAPAAMADDAIEIHPGTPNVYYTQKIAKGGETAPIFDSADVVMEGDFFTTRQPHMPIEPDVGFAYLDDEGKLCIHSKSIGLHLHLYMIAPGLGVEPENGVMVQNPTGGTFGYKFSPTMEALVGAACLATGKPVFLAYDWYQQQTYTGKRSPQFTTVRMAADKEGKLLGMETDWTVDHGPYSEFGDLLTLRGAQFIGAGYDIANIRGEGRTVCTNHAWGAAFRGYGGPEAEFPSEVLMDELAEKLGMDPLDLRYKNVYRKGSTTPTGCDPEVYSLPEMIDKLRPKYEEAKKKAKANSTAEVKRGVGIALGVYGSGLDGPDTAEADVRLEEDGSVTVLTCWHDHGQGADMGVLGTAHETLRPLGLKPEQIKLHLNDTRYCPNGGPAGGSRSQVVVGNAIRVGCEMLMAAMNKPDGTFRTYQEMVDEKIDLLHHGKWSAPANNCDENGQGKPFACYMYGLCMAEVAVEIATGNTTVEHLTFVADVGKVNNFLVVDGQIYGGMAQAVGLALSENYEDIKKHSTMKGAGFPYIKQIPDDMEIIYVESQRPDGPHGASGVGEIPLCVPHPAIINGIYNACGVRIRELPALPEKVLAGLKG; from the coding sequence ATGATCAAACTCAATCTTACGGTAAACGGAGCGCCCAAGCAGGTCATCTGCGATAAGGACGAAACGCTCGCCAATGTCCTGCGCGAGAATCTCGGTTTTACCAGTGTCAAGGTCGGTTGCGGAACCGGCCAGTGCGGCAGTTGTTCCGTCATCGTCGATGACAAGCTGGTGCGCTCCTGCTCCATGAAGATGGGCCGCGTCAAGGACGGTGCGACCGTCCTGACCACCGAGGGCATCGGTACTCCGGACAACCTGCATCCCATCCAGGTTTCCTGGATCGCCAATGGCGGCGCCCAGTGCGGTTTCTGCACTCCGGGCTTCATTGTGTCCACCTATGCGCTGATCAAGAGCAACCCCTCTCCGACGCGCGACGACATCCGCGACTGGTTCCAGAAATATCGCAATGCCTGCCGCTGCACGGGTTACAAGCAACTGGTGGACGCGGTCATGGACGCCGCCGCCGTCATGCGCGGCGACAAGCCCCTGGACGACCTGCTGTTCAAGATTCCCGAGGACGGCCGCATCTGGGGTTCCAAGTATCCCCGTCCCACGGCTGTCGCCAAGGTCACGGGCACCCTGGACTATGGTGCGGACCTGGGCATCAAGATGCCCGCCGAGACCCTGAAGTGCGCCCTGGTGCAGGCCGAGGTCTCCCACGCCAAGATTCTGTCCATCGACACCTCCGAGGCCGAGAAGATGCCCGGCGTGGAAAAGGTCGTCACTCACAAGGACGTCAAGGGCAAGAACCGCATCACCGGTCTGATCACCTTCCCGAGCAACAAGGGCGACGGCTGGGACCGTCCCATCCTGTGCGACGAGAAGGTCTTCCAGTACGGTGACGCCATCGCCATCGTCTGCGCCGATACCGAAAAGCACGCCAAGGAAGCCGCGGCCAAGGTCAAGGTGGAACTGGAACGGCTGCCCGAATACATGAGCGCCCCGGCCGCCATGGCCGACGACGCCATCGAGATTCACCCGGGCACGCCGAACGTCTACTACACCCAGAAGATTGCCAAGGGCGGGGAAACCGCGCCCATCTTCGATTCCGCCGACGTGGTCATGGAAGGCGACTTCTTCACCACCCGTCAGCCCCACATGCCCATCGAGCCGGACGTCGGATTCGCCTACCTGGACGACGAAGGCAAGCTGTGCATCCACTCCAAATCCATCGGCCTGCATCTGCACCTGTACATGATCGCTCCCGGTCTGGGCGTGGAGCCCGAAAACGGCGTCATGGTCCAGAACCCGACCGGCGGCACCTTCGGCTACAAGTTCTCCCCGACCATGGAAGCCCTGGTCGGCGCCGCCTGCCTGGCCACCGGCAAGCCGGTCTTCCTGGCCTACGACTGGTACCAGCAGCAGACCTACACGGGTAAGCGTTCCCCGCAGTTCACCACCGTGCGCATGGCCGCCGACAAGGAAGGCAAGCTGCTCGGCATGGAGACCGACTGGACCGTGGACCATGGCCCGTACTCCGAGTTCGGCGACCTGCTGACGCTTCGCGGCGCGCAGTTCATTGGCGCGGGTTACGACATCGCCAACATTCGCGGCGAAGGCCGCACCGTGTGCACGAACCACGCCTGGGGCGCGGCTTTCCGCGGTTACGGCGGACCCGAGGCGGAATTCCCGTCCGAGGTCCTGATGGATGAGCTGGCCGAGAAGCTGGGCATGGATCCGCTGGATCTGCGCTACAAGAACGTGTACCGCAAGGGTTCCACCACTCCCACGGGTTGCGATCCCGAAGTGTACTCCCTGCCCGAGATGATCGACAAGCTGCGTCCCAAGTACGAGGAAGCCAAGAAGAAGGCCAAGGCCAATTCCACGGCCGAGGTCAAGCGCGGCGTGGGCATCGCCCTTGGCGTGTACGGTTCCGGCCTTGACGGCCCGGATACCGCCGAGGCCGACGTCCGTCTCGAGGAAGACGGCTCCGTGACCGTTCTGACCTGCTGGCACGACCACGGGCAGGGCGCTGACATGGGCGTGCTGGGCACGGCTCACGAAACCCTGCGTCCCCTGGGCCTGAAGCCCGAGCAGATCAAGCTGCATCTCAACGACACCCGGTATTGCCCGAACGGCGGCCCGGCGGGCGGTTCCCGCTCCCAGGTCGTGGTCGGCAACGCCATCCGTGTGGGCTGCGAGATGCTGATGGCCGCCATGAACAAGCCTGACGGCACGTTCCGCACCTACCAGGAGATGGTGGACGAGAAGATCGACCTGCTGCATCACGGCAAGTGGTCGGCTCCGGCCAACAACTGCGACGAGAACGGCCAGGGCAAGCCCTTTGCCTGCTACATGTACGGCCTGTGCATGGCCGAGGTCGCCGTGGAAATCGCCACCGGCAATACCACTGTGGAACATCTGACCTTCGTGGCCGACGTGGGCAAGGTCAACAACTTCCTGGTTGTTGACGGCCAGATCTACGGAGGCATGGCCCAGGCTGTCGGCCTGGCCCTGTCCGAGAACTACGAGGATATCAAGAAGCACTCCACCATGAAGGGTGCCGGTTTCCCGTACATCAAGCAGATTCCGGACGACATGGAGATCATCTACGTCGAGTCCCAGCGGCCCGACGGCCCGCACGGCGCGTCCGGCGTTGGCGAGATTCCGCTGTGCGTCCCGCACCCGGCGATCATCAACGGCATCTACAACGCATGCGGCGTGCGTATCCGCGAGCTGCCCGCCCTGCCTGAAAAGGTGCTGGCAGGCCTGAAAGGCTAA
- a CDS encoding pyridine nucleotide-disulfide oxidoreductase/dicluster-binding protein: MDQSELRRLESRCVQEEAPRCTASCPLHVDVKGFCALMAQRRFDKAWSVLAKTLPLPGVLVRLCDGPCKGACVRKDAGGAVEIDALERACAALAKSVRPPKPLPSRHKSVAVVGGTLTGLCAAWEMARRGFDVTLYCEQAGSCLSAVPESTLPGGVLANEMEALRAMGADMKENVSLTPELLDSLLEEKDAVFIDSDDLPEDVRSFGQPDEITLGTERAGLFASRTGEPSAVFQAATGRRAANSIERFTQGVSMVSGRELEGPYETRLFTSLDKVEPLPPTPSDGVYAEVEARDEAKRCLQCECMECVKTCEYLRHYKYYPKVYARQIYNNESIVMGTRQANTMINSCMLCGLCETVCPEDFSMGDVCLEARRSMVERGKMPPSAHDFALRDMAFANGERCALARHAPGTDASEYVFFPGCQLTASDPDGVETAYGDLRERLGNVGLMLHCCGAPADWSGRVGLFEEAMAELKSVWESLGSPKIIAACPTCIKTLRVGLPDAEIVSHWSVLRALGVPVQATDGGGTLAISDPCAARHDRVLREDVRALLEQANVSLVEPELTGEYTECCGFGGLLSEANPELGRKVAERRAGAREEDFVTYCAMCRDMIARTGKRALHLYDLLYPKGDSPAARPSPGYSARRENRVRLRETLLRGLWQEDAGPNGDPFEAIEVAFSDQAAANMEDRRILKSDVQKVLLHVGRGGQRFVHGETGHFLSAFRPVVVTYWVEFEERDGGYYVHNTWSHRMHIKGERS, encoded by the coding sequence ATGGATCAGTCAGAATTGAGACGATTGGAGAGCCGGTGCGTGCAGGAAGAAGCGCCCCGATGCACGGCGTCCTGCCCTTTGCATGTCGATGTGAAGGGCTTTTGCGCGTTGATGGCCCAGCGCCGTTTTGACAAGGCGTGGTCCGTTCTTGCCAAGACGCTTCCGCTGCCCGGCGTGCTGGTCCGGTTGTGCGACGGCCCGTGCAAGGGGGCCTGCGTGCGCAAGGACGCGGGCGGGGCCGTGGAGATCGACGCGCTGGAACGTGCCTGCGCCGCACTCGCCAAGTCGGTGAGGCCGCCCAAGCCTTTGCCGTCGAGGCATAAGTCCGTGGCCGTGGTCGGCGGCACCCTGACCGGGCTGTGCGCTGCCTGGGAGATGGCCCGGCGCGGGTTCGACGTGACCCTGTACTGCGAGCAGGCGGGGAGTTGCCTGTCCGCCGTCCCGGAATCGACCCTGCCCGGAGGCGTGCTGGCAAACGAGATGGAAGCGCTACGCGCCATGGGTGCGGACATGAAGGAGAACGTCAGCCTCACTCCCGAACTGCTCGACTCCCTGCTTGAGGAAAAGGATGCGGTCTTTATCGATTCCGACGACCTGCCCGAGGACGTGCGCAGCTTTGGCCAGCCGGACGAGATTACCCTCGGCACCGAGCGGGCAGGGCTGTTCGCCAGCCGGACCGGGGAGCCGTCTGCGGTTTTCCAGGCGGCAACGGGCCGTCGGGCGGCCAACTCCATCGAACGTTTCACCCAGGGCGTTTCCATGGTTTCGGGCCGTGAGCTGGAAGGCCCGTACGAGACGCGGCTGTTCACCAGCCTGGACAAGGTGGAGCCGCTGCCCCCGACTCCCTCCGACGGCGTCTACGCCGAGGTCGAGGCCCGCGACGAGGCGAAGCGGTGTTTGCAGTGCGAGTGCATGGAGTGCGTGAAGACCTGCGAATATCTCAGGCATTACAAATACTATCCCAAGGTCTACGCGCGGCAGATCTACAACAACGAGTCCATTGTCATGGGCACGCGCCAGGCCAACACCATGATCAACTCGTGCATGCTGTGCGGGTTGTGCGAGACCGTGTGCCCCGAAGACTTTTCCATGGGTGACGTCTGCCTGGAGGCCCGGCGGTCCATGGTCGAGCGGGGCAAGATGCCGCCCTCGGCGCATGATTTCGCCCTGCGCGACATGGCCTTTGCCAATGGCGAGCGGTGCGCGCTGGCCCGGCACGCTCCCGGCACGGATGCGAGCGAGTATGTTTTCTTTCCCGGCTGCCAGTTGACGGCCTCCGACCCGGACGGCGTGGAAACAGCCTACGGCGACTTGCGCGAACGGCTGGGCAACGTGGGGTTGATGCTCCACTGTTGCGGCGCGCCCGCCGACTGGTCGGGCCGGGTCGGGCTTTTCGAGGAGGCAATGGCCGAGCTCAAGTCCGTCTGGGAATCCCTGGGCAGCCCCAAGATCATCGCGGCCTGTCCGACCTGCATCAAGACCCTTCGCGTCGGGCTGCCCGATGCGGAGATAGTGTCCCACTGGTCCGTGCTGCGCGCCCTTGGGGTGCCGGTTCAGGCCACGGACGGGGGCGGGACCCTGGCCATCAGCGATCCCTGCGCAGCCCGGCACGACAGGGTGTTGCGCGAGGATGTCCGGGCCCTGCTCGAACAGGCGAACGTCTCTCTGGTGGAGCCGGAGCTGACCGGCGAGTACACCGAATGCTGCGGCTTCGGCGGCCTGCTTTCCGAGGCCAACCCGGAGTTGGGCCGGAAGGTGGCGGAGCGCCGGGCCGGGGCCAGGGAAGAGGATTTTGTCACCTATTGCGCCATGTGCCGCGACATGATCGCCAGGACCGGCAAGCGGGCCCTGCACCTCTACGACCTGCTGTATCCCAAGGGGGACTCACCGGCTGCGCGCCCGTCACCCGGATACTCCGCCAGGCGTGAGAACCGCGTCCGTTTGCGGGAAACACTGCTGCGCGGGCTGTGGCAGGAAGACGCAGGCCCGAACGGCGATCCGTTCGAGGCCATTGAAGTGGCGTTTTCCGATCAGGCCGCCGCGAACATGGAAGACAGGCGCATCCTGAAAAGCGACGTCCAGAAGGTGTTGCTGCACGTCGGTCGGGGCGGCCAGCGGTTCGTCCATGGCGAGACCGGGCATTTCCTGTCCGCGTTTCGGCCTGTCGTGGTCACCTACTGGGTTGAATTCGAGGAACGAGACGGTGGTTACTACGTGCACAACACGTGGTCCCACCGCATGCACATCAAGGGAGAGCGGTCATGA
- the trsM gene encoding DVU_1556 family methyltransferase, with protein sequence MPDGRPLWERPGLRTVAGDTLRPGGFALTDRAAEAMDMMPGWRVLDVGCGLGATLGRLRARFGARAYGVEFSAEQIEKAKRTGMVRGKGDCLPFGDGTFSAVFCECVLSLFADPKTGLDEFNRVLEAGGFLALSDLCAPDDDGAGAGSCADRAVSFARTRTMVEEAGFEVELVEDHSRLLRDLAAKLVWVGESGCGCNARGGLGYFLMIARKKGWTHV encoded by the coding sequence GTGCCGGATGGACGCCCGTTATGGGAAAGGCCCGGACTGCGGACGGTTGCGGGCGACACGTTGCGCCCCGGCGGCTTTGCGCTCACGGACCGTGCCGCCGAGGCCATGGACATGATGCCGGGCTGGCGGGTGCTGGACGTGGGCTGCGGCCTTGGGGCCACTCTGGGCAGGTTGCGTGCCCGGTTCGGGGCCAGGGCCTACGGCGTGGAGTTTTCCGCCGAACAGATCGAAAAAGCGAAAAGGACCGGTATGGTCCGGGGAAAGGGGGATTGCCTGCCCTTTGGCGACGGGACGTTTTCGGCGGTGTTCTGTGAATGCGTGCTGTCGCTTTTCGCTGATCCGAAAACCGGGCTCGATGAATTCAACCGTGTGCTCGAGGCCGGGGGCTTTCTGGCATTGTCCGATCTCTGCGCCCCGGACGACGATGGCGCCGGGGCCGGTTCCTGTGCGGACAGGGCCGTTTCCTTCGCGCGGACCCGGACCATGGTGGAAGAGGCCGGGTTCGAGGTCGAATTGGTGGAAGACCATTCCCGTCTGCTCAGGGATTTGGCCGCCAAGCTTGTTTGGGTCGGGGAATCCGGGTGCGGGTGCAACGCTCGCGGCGGCCTCGGCTATTTCTTGATGATCGCCAGGAAGAAAGGATGGACGCATGTTTGA